GGCTTTTGGTATAAATAAAGGATATTTTGTTAATTTTTGCATAGGGTTATTTGCTTTAATAAATCTATTTTATAATGAAAATATATTTGGAATAGAATTTTTAAAGGAGGATTTTTATAAAAAAGTACCAATCTTATTTACTATACTTTCAACTGGATTGACTATGATTTATTCAATAATTAAATATTTAAAGACATCAAATGAATATACTATTATACTCGATAGTTATAATAAGAAAGAGATAATAGAAAAAATTAAACTAAGTGATAAATATCTTAATAATGGTTACAGGATAAGGACTTTTCATAATGGGAAAACTCAAGAAAAGTTCGTGATGAGTGACTATATTAATATAATGTTATTGGAACGCAGTACCATAAATATAAATATCATTGACTATAAATTTGAAATAGCAGATGAAATAAAAAGTTTTGTTCCAAGTATAATGAGGAGAACTTTTTTAAGTGACAAAGTTATATTTAATGGAAAACTTGTAAGAATGGCAAGTGATTTATTTTTAGAGAGTACAGCAATAAATATGCAAAAAACAAGATATTTTGAGGGGCAATGTACTAATGAAATTGTATACAAACAGATCAAATCCAATCACTCTATAGAAGAACCTTTTAGAGGAGAATGTTTAATGCTAAATAAAGACAATGTTTTATTTGACCTAGAGCACAGCTCATGTTCAAATTACATAGGGGCATCAACCTTAGTTGTAGTTAATAGAAAACATATATTAATTGGTAAACAAGGAGAATACTCAAAAGCTAATTCAGGACGATACGCTCCATCTGGTTCAGGATCAGTTAATTATAAGGATATAAATAAAAGTACAGATTTTTACTCACTGATAATTAATGCAATGGAACGCGAATTTTGTGAGGAAAATAATTATAAATTAAATAACAATATTAAAACAATTGTCTTAGGATATGTTAGATTATTAGAGAGGGGTGGAAAACCTGATTTTTTTGGAATTAGTTTTTTAGATTTAGATTCAGAAGTGATAAATAATGATAAAATAAAAAAAGAGGAGTTAGGAATTGCTGGGAATAGATTAATAATAGACATAGATATAAATGAAGGGATTGGAAGAACTGTTTTAGAATTTTGTAGGAAGAATATTTTGGATAATAAAGTCTCAATTCAATTAATGATTCTAGCCGAGTTAATAATAAAATATGAATCAAGGATTTTAGAAATTCTTGAAAAAGAGAATTAATTTTTTATATAACTTGGAGGTTTGAATAAATATGATTAGAAAAGATGAAGGCCTAGGTTTTATCTTAAAATATGAAAATGTAGCTTGGTATGAGGGCGGTAAGGTAAAGATTCTCGATAGGAGAATTTATCCTACACAGATTAGTTTTGTGACCTGCAGTACGCATGAGGAGGTAGCCAAGGCTATAGCAGATATGGTAACTCAAAGTGCTGGACCATATACGGCTGCAGGTATGGGAATGGCTCTAGCTGCATATGAAATTAGAAATGAAAGCAAGGAAAAACAGCTTGAGTATCTCGAAAAAGCTGCATACACACTATCTCACGCTAGACCGACTACTGTAAACAGGATGAAGCTTATTACGAGTGGATGCCTAGAGGTTGCAAGAAAAGCGCTTGATAACGGAGAGCAAGTTGATGAAAAGATATTTAACTCTACTATAGATTCACTAAATAGAAGATATGAGAATATGGAAGTAGTAGGAAATTACCTAGTTGATATGTTTCCAAATAAAGGGACAATTATGACTCAATGCTTTGGAGAAACTATTGTAGGTATGATGTTAAAACAAGCAAAAAATAGAAATAAGGATATAAGAGTTATTGTTCCTGAAACTAGGCCTTATTTTCAAGGAGCAAGGCTAACTGCTAGCGTAAGCCAGGATCAAGGCTTTGATACCACTGTTATCACTGATAATATGCCTGCTTTTGTTATGAAAACTAATAAGATTGATTTATTTACATCAGCTGCAGATGTGATTTGCCTAGATGGTCATATCACAAACAAAATAGGAACCTATCAGCTTGCAATCACTGCTAAATATCACGAGGTTCCATACTTTGTGACAGGAATACCAGATATTGATAATCCTACTGTAGATACAGTAAAGATAGAAGAAAGAGACCCAGCTTTAGTACTAGAAGCTAGAGGGATAAAAAATACCTTAGATGGAGTAAAGGGCTACTATCCTTCGTTTGATATTACGCCGCCTCACTTAATCAGCGGAGTAGTTACAAATAAAGGAATATATTCACCTTATGACTTAAAAAGATATTTTAAATCGGATGTAAAAAAATTCTATTAGGGGTGACTGATGGATAGATTTAGTGAGCATTTTAGGATGGATGAAGAAGCTATAAGGGTATATGTAGCTGAAAAGCTCAAGCTTTTTGAAAATATAGAGGATATAAAGGTCAGTGAAATAGGTGATGGGAATATCAATTATGTTTTTAGAGCTGAGGATATAAAATCAAAGAAGTCTGTAGTTATAAAGCAGGCAGATAAACTGCTTAGAAGCTCTGGAAGACCTCTTGATGTAGATAGAAACAGAATCGAGGCCGAGGTGCTAAAATTTTATGGAGAGGTTGCAAGCGACTATGTTCCAAAAATTTATCATTATGATGAAGTAATGTGCGCGCTTACTATGGAAGATATATCTGAATATGAAAACCTAAGACATGGACTTATGAAAAATAAGATATATAAGAACTTTGCTGAGGATATCACAACATTCATGGTAAACACTTTGATTTCTACTATGGATATAGTAATGAATCCTTGGAAGAAAAAAGAAGATGTAAAAAAATATATTAATGTAGAACTATGTGATATTACTGAAAAATTAGTATTTACAGACCCATACACAAATCATTTTGGAACAAATATTGTGCTTGATGAAAGCAGTGAGTTTGTAAAAAAAGAAATTTACAATGATGAAGAGCTAGTATTTGAGGCAGGAAAACTCAAGTATAAGTTTATGAACAATCCTCAGAGCTTACTTCATGGAGACCTTCATAGTGGTTCGATTTTTGTGACTGAGTCAAAAACTAAAGTTATAGATCCTGAGTTTGCATTTTATGGACCTATAGGCTATGACCTTGGCAATGTGGTTGGAAATTTATTTTTTTCTTATATTCATTCAGACATAGTTATGAGTAATGAAGTCGAAAAGAGAGCTTATCTTAATTACCTAGAGACTACTATAGCTGAAATAGTGGAAAAGTTTACTGAGAAGTTTGGCAGAGCCTATGATGAAAAAGTAATTGACCCTATGGCAAAAAATCCTCTATATAAAAAATGGATGATAGCTAGCATACTAGAGGATGCTGCTGGAATGGCTGGAACAGAAGTAATAAGAAGGACAATAGGAGATTCAAAGGTTAAAGAGATTGAATCCATTGAAAGCATAGAAGCTAGAGTGTATATGGATAAATTTTTAATTCTTTTAGGAAAGAGCTTAATTAAAGATAGATATAAAATCAAGACAGGCGAGGATTATGTAGCTTTGATAGATAAAATTAAAAAATTGATTTAGGGGAACAGGTGAATATAAAGATGATGGAATATGAAAAAGAGCAAGTCGTAAGGTATGGGAAAAAGCTAATTGATAGGAGACTAACTACAGGCTCTGGAGGGAATATCAGTGTATATAACAGAGAGCAGAATCTAGTTGCTATAAGTCCAAGTGGGCTTGATTACTATGAAACTACACCTGAAGATATAGTAATCCTAGATATCGATGGCAACCTAGTGGAAGGAAAGAATAGACCATCGAGTGAAGCAGGTATGCACTTAGCATTTTATAAAAATAGAGCTGACGTAAGCGGGATAGTGCATACGCATTCTAAATTTGCAACAGCAATAGCTTGCATGGGGTGGGAGCTTCCTGCTGTACATTACCTAATAGGAATGGCTGGGCATAGAGTAAAATGCACCGGATATGCCACTTATGGCTCTGATGAACTAGCTAAAAAAGCTCTTGAGACAATAGGAGACTCAAACGCTGTTCTTCTCGCAAATCACGGACTTATTGCTCTAGGGGAAGATGTTGACAGAGCTTTTTCTACAGCTGAGCATTTGGAATTTGTCTCAGAGGTTTATTACCTTACAAAAACCTTAGGAACACCAAATATTTTAAGTGATGAAAATATGGACGAGGTAATGAAGAAATTTGGAACATTTAGATATAGATAAATATACATTAGAAATAATTTAGATAAGAAATATACTTCTTGAAAAAAAAAGTATATTTTATGGGGAGGAGAAGTTTTGAGAAACAAAATTTCAGCGGATTTTAAGAAATATTGTGAATATTATTACAATGAAAAATTACTTAATATTAATTTAGATGGAAAGATTTTAGAACTGCCTTATGTAATTATTTATGATAATCTATATCATAGTATTTCAGCTAAGGATATTAGTTTTAGAATTCATTATAATAATTTTATGGTTGAAGAGAAGATATTAGCTTTAACTGAAGAAATGTTCCGACAGTATTGTACTGATAATAATATTAAGGAAATGCTAGCAGAAAAAAGACTGAGGCTTTTTGATATTATCAAAAATAATAATAAACTTGAACTAGAAATTCAAATGCTTAACTATGTAGATTGTATCCATACAAATAGTATAATAGATTTAAAGAGTGAAAATAATTATACATCATTAAGAGAATTACTGCATAATAATGGCAAATTAGATGAAATAAGTAATTCAAAGTTAGCCAATCAATTTGATATTTCTATAGCATTATTTACTGGTGATAATTGTCTAGTTGTTAAAAAGATAAAATCAGATGGTATTATAGGAGAAGAAAATCTATATCCATCGATAGCAGATTCAATTATGCTTGAAGATATTATAGACAATAATTTAGTTTGTAAAAAATTGGAAAAAGAATTTAATTTAAAATATGAATATGTTGATGAAATATTTTTTTTAGGAATAGCTAGAAATCTTATTAAAGGTGGTAAAACTGATATCTTTTTTCTTGTAACTACAAAGTTAAACAATAGTGATATTTTAGGAAGATACTATTTTGAGAATAATAGAAATAATTCAATCTTAGAATTTGTTAAATTTAATAGTATTAAATATGATGAAAGGATATTTATTACTGATAAAAAAATTTTTAACTTTGACATGAAAGCTATTATGTCTGAAAAATTAGACAATATGACATTAGAACTTTTAGGTAGTATTTCATTATTTATAAACTGGATAAACAAGGAAGATTTAGTTGAGTCATCAGCAGGGACTAATGATATAGATAAAATATTAAAAATTATAAAAAATAAAATTAGCAATAAAAGCAAAGATATTATTAAATATGTAGAGGCATATTTTGAATTTATATCTGACGAAAAAGAAAGGGAGTTTGAAATTCAAATAGGTAATCTAATAAAACTTGAAATAGATAAATATTTAGAAAATGTTTTTGACAGAATATTATTAGATAGTAATTTTAGCTATAAAGTAAAATATGCTTCATTTTATAGCCTTTGTACACTGTATAGAAGAAATAAAGAATATAGCAAATATCATAAGCTAATTGATAGTTATACCAAAGATTTTCAAACCCAATATACTTTCCCTCATCTTAAATCAATGTGTTTAAGGGAAATAATATCTTTAAGAAAAATAGGATATAATTTAGATTTGAAAGATTCTATTAACTTAGCAAAAGAAGCTAAAAATAATCTTCCTAATAATATTGGAGTACTCCATAGCTATGCAGTTGTAGTTGCTATGGCATTTGAGGAAGAATTATATGATATTAATAATGAAGAAAATAAAAAGGAATTATATGATGCAATTGAAATAGCTCAGAGGATAATTAATAAAGAAGATTTTGCCAAATTTTATTCAACTTACGGTAGGCTTCTTTGTATTGATGGAAAATATGATGAAGCCAAAAAAAATATTCGAAATGCAATTGATAAGGAAGATAAAGATAAACTTGGCTATGCTCTCAGCATTGGAGATTATCAGACGCAACTCTTGAATGTTGAATTTAAAAAAAGTAAAAATGAATTTAGCGATATAAAAAAATTATTGGAAAACAAAGTAGAAGGAGTAAAAACTGATATCATTGAAGCAAGAGAAAAACTTGAGAATGAGAAAACCAATAATTTAGAGTTTCTGGGATTTTTCACTGCGATAATCAGTTTCACAATTGGCTCAATTCAAATAGCGAACGGTCAAGATGTAAGAGATGCTGCTAGGCTTATTGTTGTGCTAGCAGGGAGTTTATTAATTGTGTTAGGAGGTTTTGGGACAATACTTCATGGTAAGAATAGATTTATGAGTAATTTATTTACAGGAATAATGGGGATTGTTATGATAATATTAGGATTAAGTTTTATTTGATAGCATATTATTAAGGAGAAGAAAATGAAAGTTATTCAGAAAGATTCAATTTCTAAATCATTAAAAAAATATAATGAAGACATATCATATATTGGAGATTCTTGGGCATGGGTCATTGACGGAGCGACAGGTTTGAGTGGTAGAAACTTGCTTAAGGATAAAACTGATGCATCTTGGTTTGTATATCAATGGAATGAATATCTTATTTCTAATATTAAGAATTATAATTTTGACCTAAGTACTATTATTAAATTAGGAATAGAATCTATATATGATAAATATAGATTTTTAGTTAAGAAAGAAGAAGATTTATTGATTAGTCCAATAGATTTCCCATCAGCAACGATAGCATTAATAAGATGGAATAGTAATCATATAGAATACTTTTTATTAGGAGATTGTGAGATTTTGATTCAGAACGGACAAACAAATTTAGTTCATATTAGTGATGAGGCTTTAAAACCATTTGATGATAAAGTTATAGATTTAATGACGAATGAGAAAATTATTAATGGACTAACTCATGATGAAGCTAGAGACAAGGCTACAAGTATGTTGGTAGAGCATAGGTTAATGAAAAATAAACCAAAAGGTTATTGGTCATTAGAGTTCGATGATATAGCTGTAGATATGGCGAAAAAAGGAAAAATTTGTTTAGATCAAGAGGCAAAATGTCTTTTAATGTCTGATGGTTTTTCAATATTATTTCAAAAATATCTTAAAGTTGATAAATATAAAATTATTAATTTTGTAGAAAAAAATGGATTAGTTGGATGTTATAATCTTCTTAGAGATATTGAGTCAAATGATTCTGAATGCATAAGATACCCAAGACTGAAAAAAAGTGATGATTCATCAGCCGTATTTATAAGATTTTTTTGAGGCAATATTTTAATGTACTAAAATACAGCTGGAGTTATGACTGAAAGAATTTTCACAGGAGATCCTAGAGGGTTTCTCCACTGGTGAGGCATTGTAGATGGATAGTGTATAGAGTCACCTGATTGAACTAGGTATTCCTTGTCTTCTATTTCCACGATTAATACACCCTCTAATACATAGGCAAATTCTTCGCCAGGGTGGTTGTACTTATGTCCGTGCTTTTGACCTCCAGGAATAGTTACTATCATTGATTCCAAGCTTCTGCCAGAAAAATCTCCACTCAATCTTACAAATTCAGAAGGAAGACCTTCCATTTTAAAAGATTTTTGCTCATCGATTTTTACATGATAGTTATGAGTCTCCATGCTGTAGAAAAAATAGGTCATAGGAACTGAAAATGCATCAACTAGTTTTTTTAGTGATGTAATTGCAAGTGAGGATGAGCCGTTTTCAACTTGGGATAGAAAACTTACAGAAAGCTCTGTCTTATCAGCTAAATCT
This is a stretch of genomic DNA from Acetoanaerobium sticklandii. It encodes these proteins:
- a CDS encoding S-methyl-5-thioribose-1-phosphate isomerase codes for the protein MIRKDEGLGFILKYENVAWYEGGKVKILDRRIYPTQISFVTCSTHEEVAKAIADMVTQSAGPYTAAGMGMALAAYEIRNESKEKQLEYLEKAAYTLSHARPTTVNRMKLITSGCLEVARKALDNGEQVDEKIFNSTIDSLNRRYENMEVVGNYLVDMFPNKGTIMTQCFGETIVGMMLKQAKNRNKDIRVIVPETRPYFQGARLTASVSQDQGFDTTVITDNMPAFVMKTNKIDLFTSAADVICLDGHITNKIGTYQLAITAKYHEVPYFVTGIPDIDNPTVDTVKIEERDPALVLEARGIKNTLDGVKGYYPSFDITPPHLISGVVTNKGIYSPYDLKRYFKSDVKKFY
- the mtnK gene encoding S-methyl-5-thioribose kinase, with amino-acid sequence MDRFSEHFRMDEEAIRVYVAEKLKLFENIEDIKVSEIGDGNINYVFRAEDIKSKKSVVIKQADKLLRSSGRPLDVDRNRIEAEVLKFYGEVASDYVPKIYHYDEVMCALTMEDISEYENLRHGLMKNKIYKNFAEDITTFMVNTLISTMDIVMNPWKKKEDVKKYINVELCDITEKLVFTDPYTNHFGTNIVLDESSEFVKKEIYNDEELVFEAGKLKYKFMNNPQSLLHGDLHSGSIFVTESKTKVIDPEFAFYGPIGYDLGNVVGNLFFSYIHSDIVMSNEVEKRAYLNYLETTIAEIVEKFTEKFGRAYDEKVIDPMAKNPLYKKWMIASILEDAAGMAGTEVIRRTIGDSKVKEIESIESIEARVYMDKFLILLGKSLIKDRYKIKTGEDYVALIDKIKKLI
- a CDS encoding L-fuculose-phosphate aldolase; this translates as MMEYEKEQVVRYGKKLIDRRLTTGSGGNISVYNREQNLVAISPSGLDYYETTPEDIVILDIDGNLVEGKNRPSSEAGMHLAFYKNRADVSGIVHTHSKFATAIACMGWELPAVHYLIGMAGHRVKCTGYATYGSDELAKKALETIGDSNAVLLANHGLIALGEDVDRAFSTAEHLEFVSEVYYLTKTLGTPNILSDENMDEVMKKFGTFRYR
- a CDS encoding helix-turn-helix domain-containing protein; protein product: MEILSEIADKIKELRKEKGYTLKDLADKTELSVSFLSQVENGSSSLAITSLKKLVDAFSVPMTYFFYSMETHNYHVKIDEQKSFKMEGLPSEFVRLSGDFSGRSLESMIVTIPGGQKHGHKYNHPGEEFAYVLEGVLIVEIEDKEYLVQSGDSIHYPSTMPHQWRNPLGSPVKILSVITPAVF